A genomic segment from Propioniciclava sp. MC1595 encodes:
- the aceB gene encoding malate synthase A, producing the protein MTQGTNPDFNPRFSKQAPDTAPGEELILTPEAVDFIVELNDLATERRDELLAARKARREAISQGTDPTFLPETAHIRADDSWKGAPLAPGLEDRRVEITGPTERKMTINALNSGALTWLADLEDANQPAWDNMIGGQQNLYDAIRGTISFSSPEKEYAVTAERTPTIIVRPRGWHYDEKHLFVDGKPMVAGVVDFGLYFFHNARELLARGRGPYFYLPKTESHLEARLWNDIFVKAQDLLGLPQGTIRATVLIETITAAFEMEEIIYELREHSSGLNAGRWDYLFSIIKNYRDRGEDFVLPDRAQVTMAVPFMRSYALQLVRACHRRGVSAMGGMAAFIPNRRKPEVTENALAKVREDKNREADDGFDGSWVAHPDLVPVCKEVFDAKLGDNPNQIDRLREDVVPDDKALISLEIPGSTVTDAGVRTNIDVGIRYIEAWLRGNGAVAIHDLMEDAATAEISRSQIWQWRNAGVTTVEGNEVTTEWLGEVFDDVFNGLERFEGDRYDDARGLFQEVALADEYPDFLTLPAYQRYVA; encoded by the coding sequence ATGACCCAGGGAACCAACCCTGACTTCAACCCGCGGTTCAGCAAGCAGGCGCCCGACACCGCTCCGGGCGAGGAGCTGATCCTCACCCCGGAGGCCGTCGACTTCATCGTCGAGCTGAACGACCTGGCCACCGAGCGCCGCGACGAGCTCCTCGCCGCCCGCAAGGCCCGGCGTGAGGCGATCTCGCAGGGCACCGACCCGACGTTCCTGCCGGAGACGGCCCACATCCGGGCCGACGACAGCTGGAAGGGCGCTCCCCTGGCCCCCGGGCTGGAGGACCGCCGCGTCGAGATCACCGGCCCCACCGAGCGCAAGATGACCATCAACGCGCTCAACTCGGGTGCGCTGACCTGGCTGGCCGACCTCGAGGACGCCAACCAGCCGGCGTGGGACAACATGATCGGCGGGCAGCAGAACCTCTACGACGCGATCCGTGGCACCATCTCGTTCTCCTCCCCGGAGAAGGAGTACGCGGTCACCGCCGAGAGGACGCCGACCATCATCGTCCGCCCCCGTGGGTGGCACTACGACGAGAAGCACCTCTTCGTCGACGGCAAGCCGATGGTCGCCGGTGTCGTGGACTTCGGCCTGTACTTCTTCCACAACGCCCGTGAGCTGCTGGCTCGGGGCCGTGGACCGTACTTCTACCTGCCGAAGACCGAGAGCCACCTCGAGGCCCGCCTCTGGAACGACATCTTCGTCAAGGCCCAGGACCTCCTCGGCCTGCCCCAGGGCACCATCCGCGCGACGGTCCTGATCGAGACGATCACGGCCGCGTTCGAGATGGAGGAGATCATCTACGAGCTCCGCGAGCACAGCTCCGGCCTCAACGCCGGGCGCTGGGACTACCTGTTCAGCATCATCAAGAACTACCGCGACCGTGGCGAGGACTTCGTCCTGCCCGACCGCGCGCAGGTCACGATGGCGGTGCCGTTCATGCGGTCCTACGCCCTGCAGCTCGTCCGCGCCTGCCACCGCCGTGGCGTCAGCGCGATGGGCGGCATGGCGGCGTTCATCCCGAACCGCCGTAAGCCGGAGGTCACGGAGAACGCGCTGGCCAAGGTGCGCGAGGACAAGAACCGCGAGGCCGACGACGGCTTCGACGGCTCGTGGGTGGCGCACCCGGACCTCGTGCCCGTCTGCAAGGAGGTGTTCGACGCCAAGCTCGGGGACAACCCGAACCAGATCGACCGCCTCCGCGAGGACGTCGTCCCCGACGACAAGGCCCTGATCTCCCTGGAGATCCCGGGCTCGACGGTGACCGACGCCGGCGTCCGCACCAACATCGATGTCGGCATCCGCTACATCGAGGCCTGGCTGCGGGGCAACGGTGCCGTGGCGATCCACGACCTCATGGAGGACGCGGCCACCGCCGAGATCTCGCGCTCGCAGATCTGGCAGTGGCGCAACGCCGGGGTCACGACCGTCGAGGGCAACGAGGTCACCACCGAGTGGCTCGGCGAGGTGTTCGACGACGTGTTCAACGGCCTCGAGCGCTTCGAGGGTGACCGGTACGACGACGCCCGCGGCCTCTTCCAGGAGGTCGCCCTGGCCGACGAGTACCCGGACTTCCTCACCCTGCCGGCGTACCAGCGCTACGTGGCCTGA
- a CDS encoding amidase — protein MSIDPHAPAVEVARRVRAGEWSAVEVTRTALAAAERLDPVLGAFAAITRERAFAQAASVDAAVARGEDPGPLAGVPVPIKELTEVEGLPFEAGSRALVGNIGRRTDAVAQRLVDAGSTTLGTTAAPEFGFPAYTEPAGRLPAVSPWDTRRGAGGSSGGAAAAVAAGIVPIAHASDGGGSIRIPAASCGIVGLKPSRGVVSTLPTRTPGPGLVCDGVVSRTVADTALGLDVLAPDAPWGSLLAALDREPGRLRIGVTTQPVISDTAAVHPACVAAATTVAGWLADLGHEVSDAPRAFPAERWAAFDAVWATGAASIPLPPEVEDELTPMTSWLRSRGRRVSGAEYAQAMAAIQLLEYEVDQNWAGLDVVLTPTLAQPPAFVGALRNDADPAADFAAQIDHTPWTSVANLTGRPSISLPLVRAEVDGQTLPIGVMLTGRRGRDDVLLRLAAQLESAHPWPPVAPLA, from the coding sequence ATGAGCATCGATCCGCACGCCCCCGCAGTCGAGGTCGCCCGGCGCGTCCGGGCGGGGGAGTGGAGCGCGGTCGAGGTGACCCGCACCGCGCTCGCCGCAGCCGAACGCCTCGACCCCGTCCTCGGCGCGTTCGCCGCGATCACCCGCGAGCGGGCGTTCGCGCAGGCCGCCTCGGTCGACGCGGCCGTGGCGCGCGGCGAGGACCCCGGGCCGCTGGCCGGCGTCCCGGTGCCGATCAAGGAGCTCACCGAGGTCGAGGGCCTCCCCTTCGAGGCCGGCAGCCGCGCGCTCGTCGGCAACATCGGCCGCCGCACCGACGCCGTCGCCCAGCGACTCGTCGACGCAGGGTCCACCACGCTCGGCACCACCGCCGCCCCCGAGTTCGGCTTCCCGGCCTACACCGAACCGGCCGGCCGCCTCCCGGCCGTCAGCCCCTGGGACACGCGGCGCGGCGCCGGCGGCTCCTCCGGGGGAGCCGCCGCGGCTGTGGCCGCCGGCATCGTCCCGATCGCGCACGCCTCCGACGGGGGCGGCAGCATCCGCATCCCCGCGGCGTCCTGCGGCATCGTCGGGCTCAAGCCCTCCCGGGGCGTCGTGAGCACTCTCCCCACCCGCACGCCCGGCCCCGGCCTGGTCTGTGACGGCGTCGTCAGCCGCACGGTCGCCGACACGGCGCTCGGCCTCGACGTGCTGGCCCCGGACGCCCCATGGGGCAGCCTCCTCGCCGCCCTCGACCGGGAGCCCGGCCGCCTGCGCATCGGCGTGACCACCCAGCCGGTCATCTCCGACACCGCCGCGGTCCACCCGGCCTGCGTCGCGGCCGCGACCACCGTGGCCGGCTGGCTGGCCGACCTCGGCCACGAGGTCTCGGACGCCCCGCGCGCCTTCCCCGCCGAGCGCTGGGCGGCCTTCGACGCGGTCTGGGCAACGGGGGCGGCCTCGATCCCGCTGCCGCCCGAGGTGGAGGACGAGCTGACCCCCATGACGTCCTGGCTGCGATCGCGGGGGCGCCGCGTGAGCGGGGCCGAGTACGCGCAGGCGATGGCCGCCATCCAGCTGCTTGAGTACGAGGTCGACCAGAACTGGGCCGGCCTGGACGTCGTCCTGACCCCCACGCTCGCCCAGCCGCCAGCCTTCGTCGGGGCGCTGCGCAACGACGCCGACCCGGCCGCAGACTTCGCCGCCCAGATCGACCACACGCCCTGGACGTCGGTGGCCAACCTCACCGGGCGTCCGTCGATCAGCCTGCCGCTGGTGCGGGCCGAGGTCGACGGCCAGACCCTGCCCATCGGCGTCATGCTGACCGGCCGCCGCGGGCGCGACGACGTCCTCCTCCGGCTCGCTGCACAGCTGGAGTCCGCCCACCCGTGGCCACCGGTGGCGCCGCTGGCCTGA
- a CDS encoding helix-turn-helix transcriptional regulator, giving the protein MTSSPWQRRQNAPEPDPMDDAFTLGRRLNALRKSRRMTLAQVSEAIGVAISQLSLIENGKREAKLSTVQALAKLYGVTLDALLAGPTTKRTQLEIELDGFMRSPLATSRGLPPIRVGPRTPNDVLEAMVALHREVLRLSEQHIATPEEARRANTVLRGQMRDRGNHYGELEAKASELLRAVRHDGGPFTTKDVNALARHLGFEVRHVDDLPHSTRSVIDLRNHRIYLARQASTVGHDQRSVLLQALGHHVLGHTPPADYAEFLAQRVQTNYLAGAITLPEAGVVAMLRAGADARDLDVGDIADAFKVSWETAAHRVTNLATRHLGFPLHFAKVHETGTVYKAYENDGIVFPMDPTGAIEGQPVCRQWASRQVFERGVAEGEAFHQFTDTPAGTYWDSVRVERTAGGRYSIALGTDFVNAKWFRGRDTRVRTRSTCPDEACCRRPPTDLLAAWGGQVWPSARARTHMMAALPPGAFPGVDETEVYTFLQAHEADG; this is encoded by the coding sequence GTGACTTCGTCGCCCTGGCAGCGCCGCCAGAACGCTCCTGAACCCGACCCGATGGACGATGCCTTCACCCTCGGGAGGCGGCTGAACGCCCTGCGCAAGAGCCGCCGGATGACCCTCGCCCAGGTGTCGGAGGCCATCGGCGTCGCGATCTCCCAGCTGTCGCTGATCGAGAACGGCAAGCGCGAGGCCAAGCTCTCCACCGTGCAGGCGCTGGCCAAGCTGTACGGCGTGACGCTGGACGCCCTCCTGGCTGGCCCGACCACCAAGCGGACCCAGCTCGAGATCGAGCTCGACGGGTTCATGCGCTCGCCGCTGGCGACCTCGCGGGGCCTCCCGCCGATCCGCGTCGGGCCGCGCACCCCGAACGACGTCCTGGAGGCGATGGTCGCGCTCCACCGCGAGGTGCTTCGCCTCTCGGAGCAGCACATCGCCACGCCCGAGGAGGCGCGTCGGGCGAACACGGTCCTCCGCGGCCAGATGCGCGACCGGGGCAACCACTACGGCGAACTGGAGGCCAAGGCGTCCGAGCTGTTGAGGGCCGTGCGGCACGACGGCGGGCCGTTCACGACCAAGGACGTCAACGCGCTCGCGCGCCACCTGGGCTTCGAGGTCCGGCACGTCGACGACCTGCCGCACTCGACCCGGTCGGTGATCGACCTGCGCAACCACCGGATCTACCTGGCCCGGCAGGCGTCCACGGTCGGCCACGACCAGCGCTCGGTGCTCCTGCAGGCGCTCGGCCACCACGTGCTTGGGCACACGCCGCCGGCCGACTACGCCGAGTTCCTCGCCCAGCGCGTGCAGACCAACTACCTGGCCGGCGCGATCACCCTGCCCGAGGCGGGGGTGGTGGCGATGCTGCGCGCCGGCGCCGACGCGCGCGACCTCGACGTGGGCGACATCGCCGACGCCTTCAAGGTGTCGTGGGAGACCGCGGCGCACCGCGTCACCAACCTGGCCACCCGCCACCTCGGGTTCCCGCTGCACTTCGCGAAGGTGCACGAGACCGGCACCGTGTACAAGGCGTACGAGAACGACGGCATCGTCTTCCCCATGGACCCGACCGGCGCCATCGAGGGCCAGCCGGTGTGCCGGCAGTGGGCCTCCCGGCAGGTGTTCGAGCGGGGCGTCGCCGAGGGCGAGGCGTTCCACCAGTTCACCGACACCCCGGCGGGCACCTACTGGGACAGCGTGCGGGTCGAGCGCACCGCCGGCGGGCGCTACTCGATCGCGCTGGGCACCGACTTCGTCAACGCCAAGTGGTTCCGGGGCCGGGACACCCGGGTCCGCACGCGCTCGACGTGCCCCGACGAGGCCTGCTGCCGGCGCCCTCCGACCGACCTGCTGGCCGCGTGGGGCGGGCAGGTGTGGCCGAGCGCCCGCGCGCGCACGCACATGATGGCCGCGCTGCCGCCGGGCGCCTTCCCCGGCGTCGACGAGACCGAGGTGTACACCTTCCTGCAGGCGCACGAGGCCGACGGCTGA
- the aceA gene encoding isocitrate lyase, translated as MSEITAESLANDWATNPRWKNVRRDYSAEDVMSLRGKVQEEFTLAKRGSEILWDEVNKGDGYYINSLGALTGNMAVQQVKAGLKAIYLSGWQVAGDANLSGQTYPDQSLYPANSVPAVVRRINNALMRADQIEHLEGISTVDNWLVPIVADAEAGFGGPLNAYELMKGMIAAGASGVHWEDQLASEKKCGHLGGKVLIPTKQHERTLNAARLAADVSGVPSVIIARTDAEAATLITSDVDERDAKWITGERTSEGFYKVKNGIEPSIDRAIAYADYADLIWMETGTPDLEYARQFAEAVKAEKPDQLLAYNCSPSFNWKKHLDDATIAKFQRELGAMGYAFQFITLAGFHALNYSMFDLAHGYAREGMTAYVKLQEEEFASESRGYTATKHQREVGTGYFDAVATIVNPESSTTALAGSTESEQFH; from the coding sequence ATGTCGGAGATCACCGCCGAATCCCTGGCCAACGACTGGGCAACCAACCCCCGCTGGAAGAACGTCCGTCGCGACTACTCCGCCGAGGACGTCATGAGCCTGCGTGGCAAGGTGCAGGAGGAGTTCACCCTCGCCAAGCGTGGTTCGGAGATCCTGTGGGACGAGGTCAACAAGGGCGACGGGTACTACATCAACTCGCTCGGCGCGCTGACCGGCAACATGGCCGTGCAGCAGGTCAAGGCCGGCCTCAAGGCCATCTACCTGTCCGGCTGGCAGGTCGCCGGTGACGCCAACCTCTCGGGCCAGACCTACCCCGACCAGAGCCTGTACCCCGCCAACTCGGTGCCGGCCGTCGTCCGCCGCATCAACAACGCGCTCATGCGCGCCGACCAGATCGAGCACCTCGAGGGCATCTCCACCGTCGACAACTGGCTCGTCCCGATCGTGGCCGACGCCGAGGCCGGCTTCGGTGGCCCGCTCAACGCGTACGAGCTCATGAAGGGCATGATCGCCGCCGGTGCGTCCGGCGTGCACTGGGAGGACCAGCTCGCGTCCGAGAAGAAGTGTGGCCACCTGGGCGGCAAGGTGCTCATCCCCACCAAGCAGCACGAGCGCACCCTGAACGCCGCTCGCCTCGCGGCTGACGTGTCCGGCGTCCCGTCGGTCATCATCGCCCGCACCGACGCCGAGGCCGCCACGCTGATCACCTCCGACGTCGACGAGCGCGACGCCAAGTGGATCACCGGTGAGCGCACCTCCGAGGGCTTCTACAAGGTCAAGAACGGCATCGAGCCGTCGATCGACCGCGCGATCGCCTACGCCGACTACGCCGACCTGATCTGGATGGAGACGGGTACTCCCGACCTCGAGTACGCCCGTCAGTTCGCCGAGGCTGTCAAGGCCGAGAAGCCCGACCAGCTGCTCGCCTACAACTGCTCGCCGTCGTTCAACTGGAAGAAGCACCTCGACGACGCGACGATCGCCAAGTTCCAGCGCGAGCTGGGCGCCATGGGCTATGCCTTCCAGTTCATCACGCTGGCCGGCTTCCACGCGCTCAACTACTCGATGTTCGACCTGGCGCACGGCTACGCCCGCGAGGGCATGACCGCCTACGTGAAGCTGCAGGAGGAGGAGTTCGCCTCGGAGTCCCGCGGCTACACCGCCACCAAGCACCAGCGCGAGGTCGGCACCGGCTACTTCGACGCCGTCGCCACGATCGTCAACCCCGAGAGCTCCACCACGGCGCTGGCCGGCTCCACCGAGTCCGAGCAGTTCCACTGA
- a CDS encoding polyprenyl synthetase family protein, with protein MTSLNVDVDPAFEAVVRDRLDAVETRLKDTAAAQTAFTTDAAQHLLAAGGKRFRPLLVVLASQLYPGAEASAIDRAAVVMELTHVASLYHDDVMDEAEMRRGVPSANSRWDNTVAIMVGDFLFSRASSTVATLGTDYVLLQAETFARLVQGQIAETRGPGAEDDPLEHYLEVVADKTGSLIAASTVFGGMVCGAPQEVLDALAAYGEEIGVVFQLSDDLIDIASDTSGKTPGTDLREGVPTLPVLMLRASAGADDARLLELTSRPITDEDEVAEALAALRAHPVLEEARAEVERRAEVARGYLSRLPEGPARDALSALCDQVVSRSH; from the coding sequence GTGACCTCGCTCAACGTCGACGTCGATCCGGCGTTCGAGGCGGTCGTGCGCGACCGCCTCGACGCTGTTGAGACCCGCCTCAAGGACACCGCGGCCGCCCAGACCGCCTTCACCACCGACGCCGCCCAGCACCTGCTGGCGGCCGGGGGGAAGCGGTTCCGGCCGCTGCTGGTCGTCCTGGCCTCCCAGCTCTACCCGGGCGCCGAGGCGTCCGCCATCGACCGTGCGGCGGTCGTCATGGAACTCACCCACGTCGCCAGCCTGTACCACGACGACGTCATGGACGAGGCCGAGATGCGCCGCGGCGTCCCCTCGGCCAACAGCCGGTGGGACAACACCGTCGCCATCATGGTCGGCGACTTCCTGTTCTCCCGCGCGTCCTCCACGGTCGCGACCCTGGGCACCGACTACGTGCTGCTGCAGGCCGAGACGTTCGCCCGCCTCGTGCAGGGCCAGATCGCCGAGACCCGCGGCCCCGGCGCCGAGGACGACCCGCTCGAGCACTACCTCGAGGTGGTCGCCGACAAGACCGGGTCGCTGATCGCGGCGTCCACGGTGTTCGGCGGCATGGTCTGCGGCGCCCCGCAGGAGGTGCTGGACGCCCTGGCCGCCTACGGCGAGGAGATCGGCGTCGTCTTCCAGCTGAGCGACGACCTGATCGACATCGCGTCCGACACGTCGGGCAAGACGCCGGGCACCGACCTGCGGGAGGGCGTCCCGACGCTGCCCGTGCTGATGCTGCGTGCGTCGGCCGGCGCCGACGACGCGCGCCTGCTTGAGCTGACGTCGCGGCCGATCACCGACGAGGACGAGGTCGCCGAGGCGCTCGCCGCCCTGCGCGCCCACCCGGTGCTGGAGGAGGCCCGCGCCGAGGTCGAGCGCCGGGCCGAGGTGGCCCGCGGCTACCTGTCCCGCCTGCCCGAGGGGCCCGCCCGCGACGCACTGTCGGCCCTCTGCGACCAGGTGGTCTCCCGCTCCCACTGA
- the thrC gene encoding threonine synthase — protein sequence MKYISTRDVDGRAPLPFCDILLEGLAPDGGLYLPESYPRVDAPTLASWRALLADEGYPALAAAVLGLYVDDIGDADLRAICERAYTAEKFSDAAIVGLTDLGDGVSLGHLSNGPTAAFKDMAMQLLGELFEYELERRDRTLTILGATSGDTGSAAEYAMLGKERVRVFMLTPAGRMSPFQQAQMFSIDDAAITNIALDGVFDDCQDLVKEVNADLAFKAEHSLGAVNSINWARLVAQVVYYVALWLRATERDDERVTFAVPSGNFGNICAGHIAREMGIPIDTLVLATNENNVLAEFFATGVYRVRGTAETLETSSPSMDISKASNFERFVFDLIGRDAWAIRRLFGRDLSRDGLFILTGLPEFVEVRERFGFVAGSSTHADRLETIRAEAARSGYVVDPHTADGVKVARDLLAAGEVTGPVIVLETALPVKFSATIVEALGHDVERPERFAGLEDLPRHVLALPNDVDALKRLIAAG from the coding sequence GTGAAGTACATCTCCACCCGCGACGTCGACGGCCGGGCCCCGCTGCCGTTCTGCGACATCCTGCTCGAGGGCCTGGCCCCCGACGGCGGCCTCTACCTGCCCGAGAGCTACCCGAGGGTGGACGCCCCGACGCTGGCCTCGTGGCGTGCCCTGCTCGCCGACGAGGGCTACCCGGCGCTCGCCGCGGCCGTGCTGGGGCTGTACGTCGACGACATCGGCGACGCCGACCTGCGCGCGATCTGCGAGCGTGCGTACACCGCCGAGAAGTTCTCCGACGCCGCGATCGTGGGGCTGACGGATCTGGGTGACGGCGTCTCGCTGGGGCACCTGAGCAACGGGCCGACCGCCGCGTTCAAGGACATGGCGATGCAGCTGCTCGGTGAGCTGTTCGAGTACGAGCTCGAGCGCCGCGACCGCACGCTGACGATCCTGGGCGCCACCTCGGGCGACACCGGGTCGGCCGCCGAGTACGCGATGCTCGGCAAGGAGCGCGTACGGGTGTTCATGCTGACCCCCGCGGGCCGGATGAGCCCGTTCCAGCAGGCGCAGATGTTCAGCATCGACGACGCGGCGATCACCAACATCGCCCTCGACGGCGTCTTCGACGACTGCCAGGACCTGGTCAAGGAGGTCAACGCCGACCTGGCCTTCAAGGCCGAGCACTCCCTCGGCGCCGTCAACTCGATCAACTGGGCCCGGCTCGTGGCGCAGGTCGTCTACTACGTCGCGCTCTGGCTGCGCGCCACCGAGCGCGACGACGAGCGGGTCACGTTCGCCGTGCCCTCGGGCAACTTCGGCAACATCTGTGCCGGCCACATCGCCCGCGAGATGGGCATCCCGATCGACACCCTCGTGCTCGCCACCAACGAGAACAACGTGCTCGCGGAGTTCTTCGCCACCGGCGTCTACCGCGTGCGCGGGACGGCCGAGACCCTCGAGACCTCGTCGCCGTCCATGGACATCTCGAAGGCCTCCAACTTCGAGCGGTTCGTCTTCGACCTGATCGGCCGCGACGCGTGGGCGATCCGGCGGCTGTTCGGGCGTGACCTGTCCCGCGACGGGCTGTTCATCCTCACCGGGTTGCCCGAGTTCGTCGAGGTGCGCGAGCGCTTCGGCTTCGTGGCCGGCTCCTCGACCCACGCCGACCGGCTCGAGACCATCCGCGCCGAGGCCGCCCGCTCGGGCTACGTGGTCGACCCGCACACCGCCGACGGGGTCAAGGTCGCCCGCGACCTGCTCGCCGCCGGCGAGGTCACCGGCCCGGTGATCGTGCTCGAGACCGCCCTGCCGGTGAAGTTCTCGGCCACGATCGTCGAGGCCCTGGGCCACGACGTGGAGCGCCCCGAGCGCTTCGCGGGCCTGGAGGACCTGCCCCGCCACGTGCTGGCCCTGCCGAACGACGTGGACGCCCTCAAGCGCTTGATCGCCGCCGGCTGA
- the nuoN gene encoding NADH-quinone oxidoreductase subunit NuoN — protein sequence MSTFLMPVLEMAAPTLEWRALAPVLLVFAAACVGILLEAVLPRAYRFLAQMTLVFATVVVSIAFLVINWRGQYGGSMAMGSLMLDGPTYFMWGALLVFGTLAFMVFSERQLNGGVTAFAASAASVPGSLEESDATAARYEHTEVFPLGLFALGGMMVFLASADLIVMFVALEVFSLPLYLLSGMARRRRLLSQEAALKYFLLGAFSSGFFLFGIAMLYVFSGSLDLRGIHEAIAANAGSNGLVLVGLAFLAIGLLFKVGVVPFHSWTPDVYMGAPTPVTGFMAIATKLAAVGATMRVFYVALDGERWTWQPLFAVLAVLTMVVGIIGALTQTDIKRLLAYSSIAHAGFILVAIVGATQVVPAGQGTSASAIMFYLAAYGFATVGAFAIVTMVRNAAGEENTIAGWSGLAAKNPWVAGLFSLFMLSFAGIPLTGGFIGKWAVFTAAWRGGYWWLVVVAVLASLVAVYFYLRVIVVMFGGTAAKGVYVGNASAWTWIPVVIGAVATVWLGLVPDQVMQLATFAGGFLR from the coding sequence ATGTCGACGTTCCTCATGCCGGTCCTGGAGATGGCGGCGCCCACGCTTGAGTGGCGCGCGCTGGCCCCGGTCCTGCTCGTCTTCGCGGCGGCGTGCGTCGGTATCCTGCTCGAGGCCGTCCTGCCCCGGGCGTACCGTTTCCTCGCCCAGATGACCCTGGTGTTCGCCACCGTCGTGGTGTCGATCGCCTTCCTGGTCATCAACTGGCGCGGCCAGTACGGCGGCAGCATGGCGATGGGTTCGCTCATGCTCGACGGCCCGACCTACTTCATGTGGGGCGCGCTGCTGGTCTTCGGCACCCTGGCGTTCATGGTGTTCTCCGAGCGCCAGCTCAACGGCGGTGTGACCGCGTTCGCGGCCTCCGCCGCGTCGGTGCCCGGCTCCCTCGAGGAGTCGGACGCCACGGCCGCCCGCTACGAGCACACCGAGGTCTTCCCGCTGGGCCTGTTCGCCCTCGGCGGCATGATGGTCTTCCTGGCCTCGGCCGACCTGATCGTCATGTTCGTGGCCCTCGAGGTCTTCTCGCTGCCGCTCTACCTGCTCTCCGGCATGGCGCGTCGTCGCCGCCTGCTGAGCCAGGAGGCCGCGCTGAAGTACTTCCTGCTGGGTGCCTTCAGCTCGGGCTTCTTCCTCTTCGGCATCGCGATGCTGTACGTGTTCAGCGGCTCGCTCGACCTGCGCGGCATCCACGAGGCCATCGCGGCCAACGCGGGGAGCAACGGCCTGGTGCTGGTCGGCCTGGCGTTCCTCGCCATCGGCCTGCTGTTCAAGGTCGGCGTCGTGCCGTTCCACAGCTGGACGCCCGACGTCTACATGGGTGCCCCGACCCCGGTCACCGGCTTCATGGCCATCGCCACGAAGCTCGCCGCCGTCGGCGCCACCATGCGCGTGTTCTACGTCGCCCTCGACGGCGAGCGCTGGACCTGGCAGCCGCTGTTCGCGGTGCTCGCGGTCCTCACCATGGTCGTGGGCATCATCGGCGCCCTCACCCAGACCGACATCAAGCGCCTGCTGGCCTACAGCTCCATCGCCCACGCGGGCTTCATCCTCGTGGCGATCGTCGGCGCGACGCAGGTCGTCCCGGCGGGCCAGGGCACCTCGGCCTCCGCGATCATGTTCTACCTCGCGGCCTACGGTTTCGCCACGGTCGGCGCCTTCGCCATCGTGACGATGGTCCGCAACGCGGCCGGTGAGGAGAACACCATCGCCGGGTGGTCCGGCCTGGCGGCCAAGAACCCGTGGGTGGCCGGCCTGTTCTCGCTGTTCATGCTGAGCTTCGCGGGCATCCCGCTCACCGGTGGCTTCATCGGCAAGTGGGCCGTGTTCACGGCGGCATGGCGCGGCGGCTACTGGTGGCTCGTGGTCGTGGCCGTCCTGGCCAGCCTCGTCGCGGTGTACTTCTACCTCCGCGTGATCGTGGTCATGTTCGGCGGCACGGCGGCCAAGGGCGTCTACGTCGGCAACGCGAGCGCGTGGACGTGGATCCCCGTGGTCATCGGCGCGGTCGCCACCGTCTGGCTGGGCCTCGTGCCCGACCAGGTCATGCAGCTCGCCACCTTCGCAGGCGGCTTCCTGCGGTGA